The Bos taurus isolate L1 Dominette 01449 registration number 42190680 breed Hereford chromosome 13, ARS-UCD2.0, whole genome shotgun sequence genome contains a region encoding:
- the CHGB gene encoding secretogranin-1 precursor, with translation MQPAALLGLLGATVVAAVSSMPVDIRNHNEEVVTHCIIEVLSNALLKSSAPPITPECRQVLKKNGKELKDEEKSENENTRFEVRLLRDPADTSEAPGLSSREDSGEGDAQVPTVADTESGGHSRERAGEPPGSQVAKEAKTRYSKSEGQNREEEMVKYQKRERGEVGSEERLSEGPGKAQMAFLNQRNQTPAKKEELVSRYDTQSARGLEKSHSRERSSQESGEETKSQENWPQELQRHPEGQEAPGESEEDASPEVDKRRSRPRHHHGRSRPDRSSQEGNPPLEEESHVGTGNSDEEKARHPAHFRALEEGAEYGEEVRRHSAAQAPGDLQGARFGGRGRGEHQALRRPSEESLEQENKRHGLSPDLNMAQGYSEESEEERGPARGPSYRARGGEAAAYSTLGQTDEKRFLGETHHRVQESQRDKARRRLPGELRNYLDYGEEKGEEAARGKWQPQGDPRDADENREEARLRGKQYAPHHITEKRLGELLNPFYDPSQWKSSRFERKDPMDDSFLEGEEENGLTLNEKNFFPEYNYDWWEKKPFEEDVNWGYEKRNPVPKLDLKRQYDRVAELDQLLHYRKKSAEFPDFYDSEEQVSPQHTAENEEEKAGQGVLTEEEEKELENLAAMDLELQKIAEKFSGTRRG, from the exons ATGCAGCCGGCCGCCCTTCTCGGCCTTCTGGGAGCCACGGTGGTTGCAG CCGTCAGCTCTATGCCAGTGGACATCAGGAACCACAATGAAGAAGTG GTGACTCACTGCATCATCGAGGTCCTCTCAAATGCCCTATTGAAGTCCAGCGCTCCACCCATCACCCCTGAGTGCCGACAAGTCCTGAAGAAGA atGGAAAAGAGCtcaaagatgaagagaaaagtgaaaatgaaaacacaaggtTTGAAGTGAGATTGTTGAGAGACCCAGCTGACACCTCAGAAGCCCCCGGGCTCTCCAGTAGGGAGGACTCAGGGGAGGGGGATGCCCAAGTCCCAACAGTAGCAGACACGGAGAGCGGTGGGCATAGCCGAGAGCGGGCAGGTGAGCCCCCGGGAAGTCAAGTGGCCAAAGAAGCAAAGACACGCTATTCTAAGAGCGAGGGACAGAacagggaggaagaaatggtgAAATACCAGAAAAGGGAACGTGGGGAAGTTGGCAGTGAGGAGAGACTGTCTGAAGGGCCGGGAAAGGCACAAATGGCTTTTCTCAACCAAAGAAACCAGACTCCGGCTAAGAAAGAGGAGTTAGTGTCCAGATATGATACACAGTCTGCCAGGGGCCTTGAGAAGTCGCACAGCCGGGAAAGGAGCAGCCAGGAGAGTGGAGAGGAGACCAAGAGCCAGGAGAACTGGCCCCAAGAGCTGCAACGCCATCCGGAGGGCCAGGAAGCACccggagaaagtgaagaggatgcCAGCCCCGAGGTGGACAAACGGCGCTCGAGGCCAAGACACCACCACGGGAGGAGCAGGCCCGACAGGTCCTCCCAGGAGGGGAATCCTCCCCTCGAGGAGGAGTCACACGTGGGCACGGGCAACTCAGACGAAGAGAAAGCCCGCCATCCAGCCCACTTTAGGGCTTTGGAGGAGGGAGCCGAATATGGGGAGGAAGTGAGGAGACACTCAGCTGCCCAGGCTCCTGGAGACTTGCAGGGGGCACGATTCGGGGGCAGAGGACGTGGAGAGCACCAGGCTCTAAGGCGTCCCAGCGAGGAGAGCCTAGAGCAGGAAAACAAGAGACATGGCCTCAGCCCGGATCTAAACATGGCGCAGGGATACAGCGAGGAAAGCGAGGAAGAGAGGGGTCCGGCCCGGGGACCCAGCTACAGAGCCCGGGGAGGGGAGGCGGCGGCCTACTCCACACTAGGCCAAACAGATGAGAAACGGTTCTTGGGTGAAACGCACCACCGTGTTCAGGAAAGCCAGAGGGACAAGGCGAGGCGCCGCCTACCAGGCGAGCTGAGAAATTACCTCGACTATGGTGAGGAAAAGGGTGAGGAAGCAGCCAGAGGGAAGTGGCAGCCGCAGGGAGACCCGCGAGACGCTGACGAGAACAGGGAAGAGGCTAGGCTTCGAGGCAAACAGTATGCTCCCCATCACATCACTGAAAAGAGATTAGGGGAGCTACTCAATCCATTCTACGACCCTTCCCAGTGGAAGAGCAGCCGTTTTGAGAGAAAAGACCCCATGGATGACAGTTTTCTTGAGGGTGAAGAGGAAAACGGGCTGACCTTGAATGAGAAAAATTTCTTCCCAGAATACAACTATGACTGGTGGGAGAAAAAGCCCTTTGAAGAGGATGTAAACTGGGGGTATGAGAAGAGAAACCCGGTCCCCAAACTGGATCTAAAAAGGCAGTATGACCGAGTGGCCGAACTGGACCAGCTCCTTCACTACAGGAAGAAGTCAGCTGAGTTCCCAGACTTCTATGACTCCGAGGAGCAGGTGAGCCCACAACAcacagcagaaaatgaagaggagaaGGCTGGCCAAGGAGTTCTGACGGAGGAAGAG gAAAAAGAACTTGAAAACTTGGCTGCGATGGATTTGGAACTACAGAAAATAGCTGAGAAGTTCAGTGGTACCCGAAGGGGCTAA